In one Bosea sp. RAC05 genomic region, the following are encoded:
- a CDS encoding branched-chain amino acid ABC transporter ATP-binding protein/permease, whose amino-acid sequence MTRHDVSLATTALTEDARAATPARSLLPFLGGAVLIGLLLLVPQLGVPYATSLVFTLLVSFILAQSWDWIGGLAGYVNLGHFAWYGVGAYAFAISLNAGVPVPLCFVVAMAVVALAAAILSFPLFRLKGDYFAFATLAILPLAELLAFNLSKLTGGADGIVLPPNYVLLPAFYTALGFAIATFALTIALSRSRFGYALKSIRNDEQAAEVVGIRIFPAKLGVMVLSGAFAALGGAVHAWQLSYIDPPTVFGLSVALVPVAMALFGGSGLLWGPMIGVALLFTVQQFLLVNMSILHATVYGLIILLIGRFMPGGLLRSRLAKAIPALRFLSREQHLAPTGAAVAGGHERLPMPIRVPDPDRELLVCRKLTKAFGGNIAVNAVDIVIRQGEVVGLVGANGSGKTTLFNCISKVYEPTGELIVDGRNLAGLRRDEVAAVGVGRSFQNPRPFGDLTVAENIAIAATFRRNGPALPDALAEAAAYAAFVGLGDRLGERADGLSLQEKKSLELARALALHPRLLLVDEVASGLTPSEIRRFVGHIREIRDVYGITVIWVEHIFSALAQVVDRLIVLEQGQVIADAPLAEAVKDERVLAAYLGQAATKEGH is encoded by the coding sequence ATGACGCGTCATGACGTCTCTCTCGCCACCACGGCGCTGACCGAGGATGCGCGCGCCGCGACGCCGGCGCGGTCCCTCCTGCCCTTTCTGGGCGGCGCGGTCCTGATCGGGCTCCTGCTGCTCGTTCCGCAGCTCGGCGTGCCCTATGCGACCAGCCTCGTCTTCACGCTGCTGGTCTCGTTCATCCTGGCGCAGAGCTGGGACTGGATCGGCGGGCTCGCCGGCTACGTCAATCTCGGCCATTTCGCCTGGTATGGCGTCGGGGCCTATGCCTTCGCGATCAGCCTGAACGCCGGGGTTCCCGTGCCGCTCTGCTTCGTCGTCGCGATGGCGGTGGTGGCGCTGGCGGCGGCGATCCTGTCGTTCCCGCTATTCCGGCTCAAGGGCGACTATTTCGCCTTCGCGACGCTCGCCATCCTGCCCTTGGCCGAACTGCTCGCCTTCAACCTCTCGAAACTAACCGGCGGCGCGGACGGCATCGTGCTGCCGCCGAACTATGTGCTCTTGCCGGCCTTCTACACCGCGCTCGGCTTTGCGATCGCGACCTTCGCGCTGACCATCGCGCTGTCGCGCTCGCGCTTCGGCTATGCGCTGAAGAGCATCCGCAACGACGAACAGGCGGCCGAGGTGGTCGGCATCCGCATCTTTCCGGCCAAGCTTGGCGTGATGGTGCTGTCGGGCGCCTTCGCCGCGCTAGGCGGGGCCGTCCATGCCTGGCAGCTGAGCTATATCGACCCACCGACTGTGTTTGGCCTCAGCGTCGCGCTGGTGCCCGTCGCCATGGCGCTGTTTGGCGGCTCGGGCCTGCTCTGGGGGCCGATGATCGGCGTCGCCCTGCTGTTCACCGTGCAGCAGTTCCTGCTCGTCAACATGAGCATCCTGCACGCCACCGTCTATGGCTTGATCATCCTGCTGATCGGCCGCTTCATGCCCGGCGGCCTGCTGCGCTCGCGGCTCGCTAAAGCCATCCCCGCCTTGCGCTTCCTGTCGCGCGAGCAGCATCTCGCGCCGACCGGGGCGGCCGTGGCGGGAGGCCATGAGCGCCTGCCGATGCCGATCCGCGTGCCCGATCCTGACCGCGAGCTGCTGGTCTGCCGCAAGCTGACCAAGGCCTTCGGCGGCAACATCGCCGTCAACGCGGTCGATATCGTCATCCGGCAGGGCGAGGTCGTCGGGCTCGTCGGCGCCAACGGCTCCGGCAAGACGACCCTCTTCAACTGCATCTCGAAGGTCTATGAGCCGACCGGCGAGCTGATCGTCGACGGCCGGAACCTGGCCGGCCTGAGGCGCGACGAGGTCGCGGCGGTGGGCGTCGGACGCTCCTTCCAGAACCCGCGTCCCTTCGGCGACCTGACGGTGGCGGAAAACATCGCGATCGCCGCGACCTTCCGCCGGAACGGACCGGCCCTGCCGGACGCGCTTGCGGAGGCCGCCGCCTACGCCGCCTTCGTCGGCCTCGGCGACCGCCTCGGCGAGCGCGCCGACGGACTGAGCCTGCAGGAAAAGAAGAGCCTGGAGCTGGCGCGCGCGCTGGCGCTGCACCCCAGGCTGCTGCTCGTCGACGAGGTCGCATCGGGCCTGACGCCTTCCGAGATCAGGCGGTTCGTCGGCCATATCCGCGAGATTCGCGACGTCTACGGCATCACGGTGATCTGGGTCGAGCACATCTTCTCGGCGCTGGCTCAGGTCGTGGACCGGCTGATCGTGCTCGAACAGGGCCAGGTCATCGCCGACGCGCCTCTGGCGGAAGCCGTGAAGGACGAGCGCGTGCTCGCCGCCTATCTCGGCCAGGCCGCGACGAAGGAAGGGCACTGA
- a CDS encoding UbiD family decarboxylase, with product MPHLAAEAGLADDPARLSGPGFAANGPVTSLRDWLDRLSATGRLAVMRPGIGLRFELAAVSKRLDGEKATVFPAPDGHPVSVISGLVSDRGWMAEAMGVEPSQVLKRFQEAARNPVPWRETSAAPAQEVVHREVDLITLLPSPTHNEFDSGAYITAGLLISRNPKTGIQNVAIHRLQVSGPDRLGALLLPRHTLAYQQMAEDEEQDLPIAIVVGVDPLTLLASQAIAPLDQDELEIAGALHGQPLDVVKCITSEVRVPAQAEIVIEGRLLARKREPEGPFGEFPQYYGERGERHVIQVDAVTHRRNPLFHTIVGGGLEHLLLGGIPREATILDHLQRSFPSVGDVHLARGGVCRYHLYVQMKKRSEGEAKNVILGALSAHYDVKHVVVVDEDVDVHDPTEVEWAVATRFQADRDLVVVAGSQGSKLDPSTRDGVGAKMGLDATAPLDALEMRFKRIRVPGEDTVEPGRLQAGTDWRSGRAE from the coding sequence ATGCCCCACCTTGCCGCCGAAGCCGGACTTGCCGATGACCCGGCTCGTCTCTCGGGACCGGGTTTCGCCGCCAATGGTCCCGTCACCAGCCTGCGCGACTGGCTTGACCGATTGTCCGCCACGGGGCGTCTCGCGGTGATGCGGCCCGGCATCGGCCTGCGCTTCGAACTGGCGGCTGTCTCGAAGCGGCTGGACGGCGAGAAGGCGACGGTCTTTCCGGCGCCCGACGGCCACCCGGTCAGCGTGATTTCCGGCCTCGTTTCGGATCGCGGCTGGATGGCCGAGGCCATGGGCGTCGAACCGTCGCAGGTGCTGAAGCGCTTCCAGGAGGCTGCGCGCAACCCCGTTCCCTGGCGCGAGACCAGCGCCGCGCCCGCCCAGGAGGTCGTGCATCGCGAGGTCGACCTGATAACGCTGCTGCCTTCGCCGACGCATAACGAGTTCGACAGCGGCGCCTATATCACCGCCGGTCTGTTGATCAGCCGCAACCCGAAGACCGGCATACAGAATGTCGCGATCCACCGGCTGCAGGTCTCCGGCCCCGACAGGCTCGGCGCCCTGCTGCTTCCGCGCCATACGCTCGCCTATCAGCAGATGGCGGAGGACGAGGAGCAGGACCTGCCCATCGCGATCGTGGTCGGGGTCGATCCGCTGACACTGCTCGCTTCGCAGGCAATCGCGCCGCTCGATCAGGACGAACTGGAGATCGCCGGCGCGCTGCACGGCCAGCCGCTCGACGTGGTGAAATGCATCACCAGCGAGGTCCGCGTGCCCGCGCAGGCCGAGATCGTGATCGAGGGCAGGCTGCTCGCCCGCAAGCGCGAACCGGAGGGGCCGTTCGGCGAGTTTCCGCAATATTACGGCGAACGCGGCGAGCGTCACGTCATCCAGGTCGACGCCGTCACCCATCGCCGCAATCCGCTTTTCCATACCATCGTCGGCGGCGGCCTCGAGCACCTGCTGCTCGGCGGCATCCCGCGCGAGGCGACCATCCTCGACCATCTCCAGCGCAGCTTTCCCAGCGTCGGCGACGTCCATCTCGCGCGCGGCGGCGTCTGCCGCTATCACCTCTACGTCCAGATGAAGAAGCGTTCGGAGGGCGAGGCCAAGAACGTCATCCTCGGGGCGCTCTCCGCGCACTACGACGTCAAGCACGTCGTCGTCGTCGACGAGGATGTCGATGTGCATGACCCCACCGAGGTCGAATGGGCGGTGGCGACGCGCTTCCAGGCCGATCGCGATCTCGTGGTGGTCGCCGGCAGCCAGGGCTCGAAGCTCGACCCGTCGACGCGCGACGGTGTCGGGGCCAAGATGGGACTGGACGCTACCGCGCCGCTCGACGCACTGGAGATGCGTTTCAAGCGCATCCGCGTGCCGGGCGAGGATACGGTGGAGCCGGGGCGTCTGCAGGCCGGGACGGATTGGCGCAGCGGGCGCGCCGAGTAA
- a CDS encoding branched-chain amino acid ABC transporter permease produces MPIDILAQIAIGGILIGGLYALFAFGLSLIYGVARILNFSHGTLLAIAGVLASILYTALGSNPIALVAIIIGLAAGFFLFGWGFHDVLLAPLKRRNHFEASVGTVLTTVGALIIIGDVAATLAGPRPRNIPLRSDVIEIGNVLIPVSQAWMLAGITVLTIVLQLVLSRSWYGRAVRAVTQDHVGATICGVRPRAIHGITFGLGAALAAIAGVLYAMVFPVDPYAGFNLTVKAFTIIVLGGVGNLVGALAAGLFLGMAEAFTAFFWAPEWAPALSITLLLVILVAFPQGFGSVRRA; encoded by the coding sequence ATGCCGATCGACATTCTCGCCCAGATCGCCATTGGCGGCATCCTCATCGGAGGGCTTTATGCACTCTTCGCCTTCGGCCTTTCGCTGATCTACGGCGTCGCACGCATCCTGAATTTCTCGCATGGCACGCTGCTGGCGATCGCCGGCGTGCTGGCCAGCATCCTCTACACCGCGCTCGGCTCCAATCCGATCGCTCTGGTCGCCATCATCATTGGACTGGCGGCCGGGTTCTTCCTGTTCGGCTGGGGCTTCCACGACGTGTTGCTCGCGCCTCTGAAGCGCCGCAACCATTTCGAGGCCTCGGTCGGCACGGTGCTGACCACGGTCGGAGCGCTGATCATCATCGGCGACGTCGCGGCGACGTTGGCCGGCCCGCGCCCGCGCAATATTCCCCTGCGCTCGGACGTGATCGAGATCGGCAACGTTCTTATCCCGGTCTCGCAGGCCTGGATGCTGGCCGGCATCACGGTGCTGACGATCGTGCTGCAACTGGTGCTGAGCCGGTCCTGGTATGGCCGCGCCGTGCGCGCGGTAACGCAGGATCATGTCGGCGCGACGATCTGCGGCGTGCGCCCGCGCGCCATCCACGGCATCACCTTCGGGCTGGGCGCCGCATTGGCGGCCATCGCCGGCGTGCTCTACGCGATGGTCTTCCCGGTCGATCCCTATGCCGGCTTCAACCTGACGGTGAAGGCCTTCACGATCATCGTGCTGGGCGGCGTCGGCAATCTCGTCGGGGCGCTCGCGGCCGGGCTGTTCCTCGGCATGGCGGAAGCCTTCACCGCCTTCTTCTGGGCGCCTGAATGGGCGCCGGCGCTATCGATCACGCTGCTGCTCGTCATCCTCGTCGCCTTCCCGCAAGGCTTCGGTTCGGTACGGAGGGCGTGA
- a CDS encoding helix-turn-helix domain-containing protein — protein sequence MSDALRIAHGAFGRVALLDMDRSLVRHAHPHCHVLLKVDGDDTQFLVGDHVAPLTDDLAVLVNAWEPHAYIHDPRRRNALILALYIEPEWLRSFRPNWASSGAPGFFERSAGEVSAHIRQTALDLAAEMVHEPGASRRQEHLLSELMIAVIERFTPWRTIGASLREIARSNAIDWRVGRAISLMRTNPAAPLSIEKLAKSAGLSRAHFFRLFEESTGVTPHVFLNVLKVELAVGAIVEGDETFAVLSDRLGFSAPAHFTRFFRDHCSVAPSEFRQVARLGR from the coding sequence ATGTCGGATGCCTTGCGCATCGCGCACGGAGCCTTCGGACGGGTGGCGCTGCTGGACATGGACCGAAGCCTGGTCCGGCACGCGCACCCCCATTGCCATGTCCTGCTCAAGGTCGATGGCGACGACACCCAGTTCCTCGTCGGCGACCATGTCGCGCCGCTGACGGACGATCTCGCCGTGCTGGTCAACGCCTGGGAGCCGCACGCCTACATCCATGATCCCAGACGCAGGAACGCGCTGATCCTGGCGCTCTATATCGAGCCCGAATGGCTGCGCAGCTTCCGACCGAACTGGGCTTCCAGTGGCGCGCCGGGTTTTTTCGAGCGGTCGGCTGGCGAGGTCAGCGCCCATATCCGCCAGACCGCGCTCGATCTCGCAGCCGAGATGGTGCATGAGCCCGGCGCATCGCGCCGGCAGGAGCATCTGCTTTCCGAACTGATGATCGCCGTGATCGAGCGCTTCACGCCCTGGCGGACGATCGGCGCGTCCCTGCGCGAAATCGCCCGCTCGAATGCGATCGACTGGCGGGTCGGGCGCGCCATCTCCCTGATGCGGACGAACCCGGCCGCTCCGCTCAGCATCGAGAAGCTGGCGAAATCGGCCGGCCTCTCGCGGGCGCATTTCTTCCGCCTCTTCGAGGAATCCACCGGCGTCACGCCGCATGTCTTCCTGAACGTGCTCAAGGTCGAACTCGCCGTCGGCGCGATCGTCGAGGGCGACGAGACCTTCGCGGTGCTGAGCGACCGGCTCGGCTTCAGCGCGCCGGCCCATTTCACCCGCTTCTTCCGCGACCATTGCAGCGTCGCGCCCAGCGAGTTCCGCCAGGTGGCGAGGCTGGGCCGGTAG
- a CDS encoding aldehyde dehydrogenase family protein: MQVETETHWIAGRWTPSHDGALADSIDPATGATVGRFADGGRNEAREAIAAARHAFSEPAWSQNPRLRQEVLLAWSTRLEARREDLAMLMTLENGKAISQSRAEIGGAISEIRYYAGLARHIPGHVLEVEPGVFSTMLREPAGVAAIIVPWNAPAVLLVRALAPALAAGCTAIVKPAPQTTLFTAAFLQELAQCGLPAGACNMVGETGHAAAQELTLSADVEVLSFTGSTQTGRAIMAAAAPTMKKLSLELGGKSCCVVFEDVDVARIAPQLAAAATIISGQQCTAARRILVQASRYDEMKVALAGALSALRVGPGLDPTTHLGPLIDHATRNRIHARIEEAFDLADEVVLRGSAPNGALSGGAFLTPSIVAHADTRAFFTQEEIFGPFVVLERFESEAEAVARTNDTVFGLSASVWTHDVGRAMRIARALRNGTVWINDHNRLFAEAETGGYRQSGLGRLHGFDGLADFTELKHIYLNAGVVPASARA; this comes from the coding sequence ATGCAGGTAGAGACCGAAACGCACTGGATCGCCGGGCGCTGGACCCCATCCCATGACGGCGCGCTGGCCGACAGCATCGACCCCGCGACGGGCGCGACGGTCGGACGCTTCGCCGATGGCGGGCGCAATGAGGCGCGGGAAGCGATCGCGGCGGCCAGACACGCCTTCAGCGAACCGGCCTGGTCGCAGAATCCACGCCTGCGCCAGGAAGTCCTGCTCGCCTGGTCTACCCGGCTCGAAGCAAGGCGCGAGGATCTCGCCATGCTGATGACGCTCGAGAACGGCAAGGCGATCTCTCAGTCGCGCGCGGAGATCGGCGGCGCGATCTCCGAGATCCGATATTACGCGGGGCTCGCGCGCCATATCCCGGGACATGTGCTGGAGGTCGAGCCCGGCGTGTTCTCGACGATGCTTCGTGAGCCCGCCGGCGTTGCCGCCATCATCGTGCCCTGGAACGCGCCTGCGGTCCTGCTGGTGCGCGCGCTTGCGCCGGCGCTCGCGGCCGGCTGCACCGCTATCGTCAAGCCGGCACCGCAGACGACGCTGTTCACCGCCGCGTTCCTGCAGGAACTGGCGCAATGTGGGCTGCCGGCCGGGGCCTGCAACATGGTCGGCGAAACGGGCCACGCCGCAGCGCAGGAACTGACGCTTTCGGCCGATGTAGAGGTGCTGAGCTTCACCGGCTCGACGCAGACCGGCAGGGCGATCATGGCGGCCGCGGCGCCGACCATGAAAAAGCTCTCGCTCGAACTCGGCGGCAAATCCTGCTGCGTCGTCTTCGAGGACGTCGATGTTGCGCGCATTGCGCCGCAGCTCGCGGCTGCCGCGACCATCATTTCGGGCCAGCAATGCACGGCGGCGCGGCGGATCCTCGTCCAGGCCTCGCGCTACGACGAGATGAAGGTGGCGCTGGCGGGTGCGCTGTCGGCGCTCAGGGTCGGGCCCGGCCTCGATCCGACAACCCATCTCGGGCCGCTGATCGACCATGCCACGCGTAACCGCATCCACGCGCGCATCGAGGAGGCCTTTGATCTCGCCGACGAGGTCGTCCTGCGCGGGTCGGCGCCCAATGGCGCGCTGTCCGGCGGCGCCTTCCTGACTCCTTCGATCGTTGCCCATGCCGACACTAGGGCGTTCTTCACGCAGGAGGAGATTTTCGGTCCATTCGTCGTGCTCGAGCGGTTCGAGAGCGAGGCGGAGGCCGTCGCGAGGACCAACGACACCGTCTTCGGACTTTCGGCCAGCGTCTGGACGCATGATGTCGGCCGGGCCATGCGTATCGCGCGGGCGCTGCGGAACGGCACGGTCTGGATCAACGACCACAACAGGCTGTTCGCGGAGGCCGAGACCGGCGGCTATCGCCAGAGTGGGCTTGGTCGCCTGCACGGCTTCGACGGCCTCGCCGATTTCACCGAGCTGAAGCACATCTATCTCAATGCCGGCGTCGTGCCGGCCTCGGCGCGCGCATGA
- a CDS encoding ABC transporter ATP-binding protein codes for MLSLANLVVDHGKLRALWDVSLTVRAGEKIGLLGANGAGKSTTLGAIMGLYPPQSGDIVFDGASIAARPPADNVARGIALVPEGRRLFAEMSVQENLEMGAYLRASRASLCQTLDSVFALFPILRDKARQNAGELSGGQQQMVAIGRALMSKPRLLLLDEPFLGVAPLVIYDVMDALRRVADTGVTILLVEQNIHRALDFVDRAYVIENGRSALDGTRESLLGDPEFGTKFLGLE; via the coding sequence ATGCTGAGCCTCGCCAATCTCGTCGTCGACCATGGCAAGCTGCGCGCCTTATGGGATGTCAGCCTGACCGTCCGCGCCGGCGAAAAAATCGGCCTGCTCGGCGCCAACGGAGCCGGCAAGAGCACGACGCTGGGCGCGATCATGGGGCTCTATCCGCCGCAATCAGGCGACATCGTCTTCGATGGCGCTTCGATCGCCGCCCGGCCGCCGGCCGATAACGTCGCGCGCGGCATCGCGCTCGTGCCGGAGGGCCGGCGGCTCTTCGCCGAGATGAGCGTTCAGGAAAACCTCGAAATGGGGGCCTATCTGCGGGCGTCTCGGGCGAGCCTGTGCCAGACACTGGACTCCGTCTTCGCCCTGTTTCCGATCCTGCGCGACAAGGCGCGCCAGAATGCCGGCGAGCTCTCCGGCGGTCAGCAGCAGATGGTCGCGATCGGCCGGGCGCTGATGTCGAAGCCGAGGCTGCTGTTGCTGGACGAGCCCTTTCTCGGGGTCGCGCCGCTCGTCATCTACGATGTCATGGACGCGCTGAGGCGGGTGGCCGACACCGGCGTCACCATCCTTCTGGTCGAGCAGAACATCCATCGCGCGCTCGATTTCGTCGATCGCGCCTATGTCATCGAGAACGGCCGCAGCGCGCTCGACGGCACGCGCGAGAGCCTGCTCGGCGACCCCGAATTCGGCACGAAGTTCCTCGGGCTGGAATAG
- a CDS encoding UbiX family flavin prenyltransferase, whose protein sequence is MTGGRPRLIVGISGASGVVYGIRALQLLREAGIETHLVMSRSAEITLAHETDLKVAEVRALADVTHSQADIGAAVSSGSFKTLGMLVAPCSIRSMSEIATGVTSGLLSRAADVVLKERRRLVLMVRETPLHTGHLRAMTQLSEMGAIIAPPVPAFYARPRSIDDLVDHTVGRMLDLFGIETGTVKRWGESVGPRPRHGAAAAAPVT, encoded by the coding sequence ATGACCGGCGGCCGGCCACGGTTGATCGTCGGCATTTCCGGCGCGTCTGGGGTCGTCTACGGCATCCGCGCGCTCCAGTTGCTGCGCGAGGCCGGGATCGAGACGCATCTGGTGATGTCGCGCTCGGCAGAAATCACGCTCGCGCACGAGACCGACCTCAAGGTCGCCGAGGTGCGGGCGCTGGCTGACGTGACCCACTCGCAGGCGGATATCGGAGCGGCGGTCTCGTCGGGCTCGTTCAAAACGCTCGGCATGCTCGTCGCGCCATGCTCGATCCGCTCGATGTCGGAAATCGCGACCGGCGTGACCTCCGGCCTGCTCAGCCGGGCTGCCGATGTCGTGTTGAAGGAGCGCCGCCGGCTCGTGCTGATGGTGCGTGAAACGCCGCTCCACACCGGCCATCTGCGCGCGATGACGCAACTCTCCGAGATGGGCGCGATCATTGCCCCGCCCGTGCCGGCCTTCTACGCAAGACCACGAAGCATCGACGATCTGGTCGACCATACGGTCGGCCGCATGCTCGACCTCTTCGGCATAGAGACCGGTACGGTCAAGCGCTGGGGCGAGAGCGTCGGGCCGCGGCCACGCCACGGCGCGGCCGCGGCCGCCCCCGTGACGTGA
- a CDS encoding amino acid ABC transporter substrate-binding protein, producing the protein MIRTVLLTTAALVGLVASGAVAQAKIGSCDEPILLGTTISETGPFSTLTDNWKAMTEAFFDEINKMGGIDVSSCGKKLPVRIVIYDDQSNPSTAVSLFEKMASVDNVDFFVGPDWTSLGLPVPTVAERHQIPIVMANVATPSAYSRGLKYMWGTPYPVVPLWSQRYFEMLTKVQPQPKTIFFVTHDNPVMKGITEFWAPKAEAQGIKVIGKETFPADAKDFSAIILKIRAARPDIVYISSFDNVSGPLVQQMRQQRIKAMDVHHTMLTGALARQTGKDIEGMTGELAWYPAVGGKHSELVTRVLQRSKVDMFESIFTMGRISAYLTMVQAIEKAGAVDREKVRAALTKGTFEAPPGPIVFDEKGFATTNGAFTIQIQGGKVAVVWPPEAGKIAWPSPSWQ; encoded by the coding sequence ATGATCAGGACAGTTTTGCTTACCACGGCCGCGCTCGTCGGCCTCGTCGCTAGCGGCGCCGTGGCCCAGGCCAAGATCGGCTCCTGCGACGAGCCGATCCTGCTCGGCACCACCATCTCGGAGACCGGTCCGTTCTCGACGCTGACCGACAACTGGAAGGCGATGACCGAGGCCTTCTTCGACGAGATCAACAAGATGGGCGGGATCGACGTCTCGTCCTGCGGCAAGAAGCTGCCGGTCAGGATCGTCATCTACGACGACCAGTCCAACCCCTCGACCGCCGTCTCGCTGTTCGAGAAGATGGCCTCGGTCGACAATGTCGATTTCTTCGTCGGTCCCGACTGGACCTCGCTCGGCCTGCCCGTGCCGACCGTCGCCGAACGCCACCAGATTCCGATCGTGATGGCGAATGTGGCGACGCCCTCGGCCTATTCGCGCGGCCTGAAATACATGTGGGGTACGCCCTATCCCGTGGTGCCTTTGTGGTCGCAGCGCTATTTCGAGATGCTGACCAAGGTCCAGCCGCAGCCCAAGACGATCTTCTTCGTCACCCATGACAACCCGGTGATGAAGGGCATCACCGAGTTCTGGGCGCCCAAGGCCGAAGCGCAAGGCATCAAGGTGATCGGCAAGGAGACCTTCCCGGCCGACGCCAAGGACTTCTCCGCGATCATCCTGAAGATCAGGGCCGCCCGGCCCGACATCGTCTATATCTCGTCCTTCGACAACGTTTCCGGCCCGCTGGTGCAGCAGATGCGCCAGCAGCGCATCAAGGCGATGGATGTCCACCACACCATGCTGACCGGCGCGCTCGCCCGCCAGACCGGCAAGGACATCGAGGGCATGACCGGCGAACTGGCCTGGTATCCGGCGGTCGGCGGCAAGCACAGCGAACTGGTCACGCGGGTGCTACAGCGTTCCAAGGTCGACATGTTCGAGTCGATCTTCACCATGGGCCGGATCAGCGCCTATCTGACGATGGTTCAGGCGATCGAGAAGGCAGGCGCGGTCGATCGGGAAAAGGTTCGCGCGGCGCTGACCAAGGGCACGTTCGAGGCGCCGCCCGGGCCGATCGTCTTTGACGAGAAGGGCTTCGCCACCACCAACGGCGCCTTCACGATCCAGATCCAGGGCGGCAAGGTCGCAGTCGTGTGGCCGCCGGAGGCCGGCAAGATCGCCTGGCCCTCGCCGAGCTGGCAGTAG
- a CDS encoding LysR family transcriptional regulator, giving the protein MDLRQLNYFLSLCEEGSTTRAARRMNVVQPALSMQIAKLEDELGQKLFERSSQGMTPTPAGQLAYRLFSPLLRDLSDAKQQVVSRSGEISGRIAVGLVASVTTSVLARALAIFARQHPEVEVSACDGYSSAHLDQVRSGMLDFAIVNKTRRRLDLPFMDVLHEEMVLVTKAANGRGLPSPILFRDLVGLPLVLPSKNNGLRTIIDDIAEDEDVALSIRLEVDAVAAIEELVRQSDWVTLLPAIAVHRGLADGSLRAHRIVAPRVTRQLICVHNPRRPLSEAARLFIDTLGSELADAANVLHSQENS; this is encoded by the coding sequence ATGGACCTTCGCCAACTCAACTATTTCCTCAGTCTCTGCGAGGAGGGTTCGACGACGCGCGCCGCGCGCCGCATGAACGTCGTCCAGCCGGCGCTTTCGATGCAGATCGCCAAGCTGGAGGACGAGCTTGGGCAGAAGCTGTTCGAACGTTCTTCCCAAGGGATGACGCCGACGCCGGCCGGCCAGCTCGCCTATAGGCTGTTCTCGCCGCTGCTGCGGGACCTCTCGGACGCCAAGCAGCAGGTTGTCAGCCGCTCGGGCGAGATCAGCGGCCGCATCGCGGTCGGGCTCGTCGCCTCAGTGACAACGAGCGTGCTGGCGCGCGCGCTTGCCATCTTTGCGCGTCAGCATCCGGAGGTCGAGGTCTCGGCCTGCGACGGCTATTCGAGCGCGCATCTCGATCAAGTTCGTTCCGGGATGCTCGACTTCGCCATCGTCAACAAGACGAGACGGCGGCTCGATCTGCCTTTCATGGACGTTCTCCACGAGGAGATGGTGCTCGTCACCAAGGCCGCGAACGGTCGCGGCCTGCCCTCGCCCATACTGTTCCGCGACCTTGTCGGGTTGCCGTTGGTGCTGCCCTCCAAGAATAACGGGCTTCGTACGATCATCGATGACATCGCCGAGGACGAGGACGTCGCGCTCTCGATCCGGCTCGAGGTCGATGCCGTCGCAGCGATCGAGGAGTTGGTGCGGCAATCCGACTGGGTCACTCTGCTGCCGGCGATTGCGGTTCACCGCGGGCTGGCGGATGGCAGCCTGCGGGCGCACCGCATCGTGGCGCCGCGCGTGACCCGCCAGCTGATCTGCGTGCATAACCCGCGCAGGCCGCTCTCGGAGGCCGCGCGCCTGTTCATCGACACGCTCGGCAGTGAACTCGCCGATGCCGCCAACGTGCTGCATAGCCAGGAGAACAGCTGA
- a CDS encoding TIGR02444 family protein produces MACWRLIGAVYARPGVQQSCLLLQERVQADIVVLLFGGWLARCGIALSQDAAHEATALVGPWREAVVRPLRAIRVTMKSSPLMGRPEAAALRERIKADELAAERIELGLLVGWAASRWPQTGAPAADLVATNLPLCLPAAPDAAAGAALQQIMDACREAIIEYDSGINTHYLP; encoded by the coding sequence GTGGCCTGCTGGCGCCTCATCGGCGCCGTCTATGCGCGGCCGGGTGTCCAGCAATCCTGCCTGCTCCTGCAGGAGCGGGTGCAGGCCGACATCGTCGTGCTGCTGTTCGGCGGCTGGCTGGCGCGATGTGGCATCGCGCTGTCGCAGGACGCGGCGCATGAGGCAACCGCGCTCGTCGGCCCCTGGCGCGAGGCAGTGGTTCGGCCGCTGCGCGCGATCCGCGTGACGATGAAGTCATCGCCGCTGATGGGGCGGCCGGAGGCAGCGGCCCTGCGCGAGCGCATCAAGGCCGACGAACTCGCCGCCGAGCGCATCGAGCTCGGCCTGCTGGTCGGCTGGGCTGCCTCGCGCTGGCCGCAGACAGGCGCGCCTGCCGCCGATCTCGTCGCAACCAACCTGCCTCTGTGCCTGCCTGCCGCGCCGGACGCCGCGGCGGGCGCGGCTCTCCAGCAGATCATGGATGCATGCCGCGAAGCAATCATTGAATACGATAGCGGCATCAACACTCATTATTTGCCTTGA